A section of the Ciceribacter thiooxidans genome encodes:
- the mnmG gene encoding tRNA uridine-5-carboxymethylaminomethyl(34) synthesis enzyme MnmG — translation MCFDVVVVGGGHAGSEAAAAAARIGARTALVTHRRDTIGTMSCNPAIGGLGKGHLVREIDALDGLMGRCADRGGIQFRMLNRRKGPAVWGPRTQADRKLYRNAVQESLFALDNLEIVEGDVFDIERSDSEIRSVVLQDGRRICARTVVLTTGTFLRGLIHIGDRKIPAGRLGEDPSVGLSATLAKAGLRLGRLKTGTPARLDGTTIDWASLERQAADADPTPFSFLTEKITNPQITCGITRTTERTHALIRENIYRSAMYSGQIEGVGPRYCPSIEDKIMRFGDRDGHQIFLEPEGLDDNTVYPNGISSSLPEEVQDALIHSIPGLERVRILQTGYAIEYDHVDPTELYPTLEVRSMPGLFLAGQINGTTGYEEAGAQGLVAGLNAALVAGGIAPVVLSRTNSYIGVMIDDLTSRGVAEPYRMFTSRSEYRLTLRVDNADERLTPFGIELGCVGAERVRRFSAYRGEVEDALAQLSARTLSPTAAAQAGIAINQDGRRRTGLELLSYPGVDLNVLRRVWSDLPEWQPKVRQAVEIHAAYSVYLDRQESDIAAVRREEGRVIPANFDYSQLSGLSNELRQKLEASRPWSIAQASRLDGMTPAALSLLIAHLKRAELRMVG, via the coding sequence ATGTGTTTTGATGTCGTTGTTGTCGGAGGTGGCCATGCCGGTTCCGAGGCTGCTGCTGCCGCTGCTCGGATCGGCGCACGAACTGCCCTCGTCACGCATCGTCGCGACACGATTGGTACAATGTCGTGCAACCCGGCGATCGGTGGTTTGGGTAAGGGACATCTGGTTCGCGAAATCGATGCCCTCGACGGTCTGATGGGGCGTTGCGCAGACCGGGGTGGCATCCAGTTTAGGATGCTCAATCGGCGTAAAGGTCCAGCGGTGTGGGGTCCGCGGACCCAAGCGGATAGGAAGCTCTATCGAAACGCTGTGCAGGAGTCGCTCTTTGCACTCGATAATCTGGAAATCGTCGAAGGCGATGTCTTCGACATAGAACGTTCCGATTCCGAAATAAGATCGGTAGTTCTTCAGGATGGTCGCCGGATTTGCGCTCGCACGGTCGTGCTAACGACGGGAACGTTCCTGCGCGGGCTCATTCATATTGGAGATAGGAAGATTCCAGCAGGCCGCCTCGGCGAGGATCCGTCCGTCGGACTGAGTGCGACATTGGCGAAAGCTGGCTTGCGGCTCGGGCGACTGAAGACCGGAACGCCTGCTCGTCTCGACGGAACGACGATTGACTGGGCCTCGCTCGAGCGTCAGGCAGCTGATGCTGATCCGACTCCATTTTCCTTCCTGACCGAAAAAATTACAAATCCGCAGATTACCTGCGGCATCACGCGCACGACGGAGCGAACGCACGCGCTCATTCGGGAGAACATCTACCGTTCAGCGATGTATTCCGGACAGATCGAAGGGGTTGGGCCTCGTTACTGCCCGTCGATCGAAGACAAGATTATGCGATTCGGCGACCGCGACGGCCATCAAATTTTCCTTGAGCCGGAGGGGTTAGACGACAATACCGTGTATCCGAACGGTATTTCCAGTTCCTTGCCTGAAGAAGTCCAGGACGCTCTGATCCACTCCATTCCCGGTCTTGAGAGAGTTCGAATTCTGCAGACCGGCTACGCGATTGAATACGATCATGTCGATCCGACCGAGCTCTACCCCACCTTGGAGGTGAGGAGTATGCCGGGTCTGTTCCTCGCGGGACAAATCAACGGCACCACCGGCTACGAGGAAGCAGGTGCTCAAGGGCTCGTCGCCGGGCTGAACGCCGCGCTCGTTGCCGGAGGCATTGCGCCCGTCGTGTTGAGCCGGACGAATTCCTATATCGGTGTGATGATTGACGATCTTACATCCCGGGGAGTGGCCGAACCTTACCGCATGTTTACCTCTCGCTCGGAGTACAGGCTGACGCTCCGGGTTGACAATGCCGACGAGAGACTGACCCCTTTCGGAATCGAACTCGGATGTGTCGGCGCGGAGCGCGTCCGGCGCTTCTCGGCCTACCGCGGTGAAGTTGAAGATGCGTTGGCGCAGCTTTCGGCACGGACACTTTCTCCAACCGCCGCCGCGCAGGCTGGCATCGCTATAAACCAGGATGGACGTCGACGGACTGGCTTGGAGCTTCTTTCCTATCCCGGCGTGGACTTGAATGTGTTGCGCCGTGTTTGGAGTGATCTCCCCGAGTGGCAGCCGAAGGTTCGGCAGGCGGTCGAGATACACGCCGCGTATTCGGTTTATCTCGATCGGCAGGAGTCCGATATAGCCGCCGTACGGAGGGAGGAAGGCCGAGTGATCCCGGCGAACTTCGACTACTCTCAACTGTCGGGGCTTTCAAACGAGCTCAGGCAAAAACTCGAGGCCTCTCGTCCGTGGAGTATCGCTCAGGCGTCAAGACTGGATGGAATGACCCCTGCCGCGCTTTCTCTGTTGATTGCGCATCTCAAACGCGCAGAACTCCGGATGGTCGGTTGA
- the rsmG gene encoding 16S rRNA (guanine(527)-N(7))-methyltransferase RsmG, translating to MQESLLFDLIGLRVSRETLERLRHFAELFEKWSRTINLVAASTQSDMWTRHIADSAQIFALSPEPKQWVDLGSGGGFPGVITAILLAEAGAGWVHLVESNHKKAGFLRVALSETGARGSVHACRIEEAHRQIQHCDAISARALAVLDVLFDFAAPWVERNPDLHCFFHKGRDYQTEVDKAHGRWSFDLLQHQSAIETDSVILEIARLTRKI from the coding sequence ATGCAAGAGAGTCTTCTTTTCGACCTGATCGGCTTGCGTGTTTCACGTGAAACGCTAGAACGGCTCCGTCACTTTGCGGAACTCTTCGAAAAATGGTCGCGAACGATCAACCTCGTGGCAGCGTCCACGCAGAGCGATATGTGGACGCGTCATATTGCCGACAGTGCACAGATCTTTGCTCTTTCACCAGAACCCAAGCAGTGGGTTGATCTCGGAAGTGGTGGGGGCTTTCCGGGCGTCATTACCGCCATTCTACTGGCGGAAGCAGGTGCTGGATGGGTCCATCTCGTCGAGAGCAATCATAAGAAGGCGGGATTCCTGCGCGTGGCCCTCAGTGAAACCGGTGCTCGGGGGAGTGTGCACGCTTGCCGGATAGAGGAAGCACACCGGCAAATCCAGCATTGCGATGCGATATCAGCGAGGGCGCTGGCCGTGCTCGATGTGCTGTTCGATTTCGCAGCTCCCTGGGTTGAGCGCAACCCTGATCTGCATTGCTTCTTTCACAAAGGGCGGGATTACCAGACCGAAGTGGACAAAGCTCATGGTCGTTGGTCTTTTGATCTGCTACAACACCAGAGTGCGATAGAGACGGACTCCGTTATTTTGGAGATCGCCCGTTTGACGCGGAAAATCTGA
- a CDS encoding ParA family protein, giving the protein MAGDKNRIITIANQKGGVGKTTTAINLATALAAIGERVLIVDLDPQGNASTGLGIERKERRYSSYDVLIGSRRIEDAALQTAVPNLSIVPSTLDLLGLEMEISQSADRVFRLKNALQAKDAQDYTYILIDCPPSFNLLTMNAMAAAHSVLVPLQCEFFALEGLSQLLETINQVRHSVNPTLDIQGIVLTMFDSRNNLAQQVVSDVRTHLGEKVYSTLIPRNVRVSEAPSYGKPAILYDLKCAGSQAYLQLASEVIQRERQRRAA; this is encoded by the coding sequence ATGGCTGGCGATAAGAACCGGATCATTACCATTGCCAACCAGAAGGGTGGCGTAGGGAAGACGACAACTGCAATTAACTTGGCCACGGCGCTTGCAGCTATCGGAGAGCGCGTGTTGATCGTCGATCTCGACCCGCAGGGAAATGCCAGCACAGGTCTCGGAATCGAACGCAAGGAGCGCAGGTATTCATCCTATGACGTGCTGATCGGGAGTCGCCGCATAGAGGATGCTGCTTTGCAGACGGCGGTGCCAAATCTCTCCATCGTTCCGTCGACGCTCGACCTTCTGGGGCTGGAGATGGAGATCTCCCAGTCTGCAGACAGGGTCTTCAGGCTGAAGAACGCACTCCAGGCAAAAGACGCTCAGGACTATACGTATATATTAATCGATTGTCCTCCGTCGTTTAATCTTCTTACGATGAACGCCATGGCCGCCGCGCATTCCGTTCTCGTCCCACTACAATGTGAATTTTTTGCTCTGGAGGGCCTCAGCCAATTGCTGGAGACGATCAACCAGGTCCGTCACAGCGTCAATCCGACCCTGGACATCCAGGGTATCGTCCTGACGATGTTCGACTCCCGCAATAACCTGGCCCAGCAGGTGGTCTCCGACGTGCGTACGCATTTGGGTGAGAAGGTCTATTCGACGCTCATTCCCCGCAATGTGCGTGTTTCTGAAGCGCCCTCGTATGGAAAACCCGCAATTCTCTATGACCTCAAGTGCGCGGGTAGCCAAGCCTATCTCCAGCTTGCGTCCGAGGTCATTCAACGTGAGCGTCAGCGGCGAGCCGCGTGA
- a CDS encoding ParB/RepB/Spo0J family partition protein — protein MSDDLSKRRLGRGLAALIGEMDQPLPVGTARSSVNPDRTVPIEFVSRNPRNPRRYFDETELQDLAGSIRQHGIVQPVVVRTSGADRYEIIAGERRWRAAQLAGLAEIPVIVRDVDDRTALELAIVENVQRADLNPLEEALGYEQLIAEHGYTQNDLGEIIGKSRSHVANSLRLLKLPDQVRDMLAEGSLSAGHARALVSTPDPVILAKAIATKGLSVRDAERLAQNQIRTHSDPAAAAIQREAKDSDTIALERSLSDRLGLSVTISHKGAGGQIRIGYKSLDQLEEICRLLEGR, from the coding sequence ATGAGCGACGATCTTTCCAAACGCCGGCTTGGGCGCGGCTTGGCGGCACTTATCGGCGAGATGGATCAGCCTCTCCCTGTCGGAACCGCTCGCTCTTCCGTCAATCCGGACCGGACTGTCCCGATCGAATTCGTTTCGCGCAATCCGCGCAATCCTCGTCGATATTTCGATGAGACGGAGCTGCAGGATCTTGCCGGGTCTATCCGCCAGCACGGGATTGTTCAGCCAGTCGTGGTCAGGACATCCGGTGCCGACCGGTACGAAATAATAGCCGGCGAAAGACGTTGGCGAGCGGCTCAACTTGCCGGGTTGGCGGAAATCCCTGTAATCGTCAGGGATGTCGATGACCGGACAGCCTTGGAGCTCGCGATTGTCGAAAACGTCCAGCGCGCGGATCTTAATCCGTTGGAAGAGGCGCTCGGCTATGAGCAATTGATAGCGGAACATGGTTACACTCAGAATGATCTCGGCGAGATCATCGGCAAGAGCCGGAGCCACGTTGCCAACAGCCTTCGCTTGTTGAAACTACCCGACCAAGTACGAGATATGCTGGCCGAGGGAAGTCTGTCGGCTGGGCACGCAAGAGCGCTGGTGTCTACACCCGATCCGGTGATCCTTGCAAAGGCAATCGCCACCAAGGGGCTTTCGGTGCGCGATGCCGAACGGCTCGCTCAGAACCAGATCAGGACTCACTCTGATCCGGCCGCGGCGGCGATACAGCGGGAAGCCAAGGATTCAGATACCATCGCGCTCGAGCGCAGCCTTTCCGACCGGCTCGGCCTTTCGGTGACCATCAGTCACAAAGGCGCCGGCGGTCAGATCAGGATCGGCTATAAGTCGCTGGATCAGCTCGAGGAAATCTGCCGCCTTCTGGAGGGGCGCTGA
- the holA gene encoding DNA polymerase III subunit delta, protein MSEIKSGEFDSFLQKSARHYRLFVIYGPDRGLVSERASQLAKVTGVDLEDPFSVIRLDVSDLQGAPGRLIDEANAFGLFGGGKLIWIKDAANEKVLVDGLQYLSENPPETSHVIIEAGDLKKGALLRKTAEAARTVAAIACYQDDARQLNALVDNELASAGLRITPAARELLLDLLGGDRIASRNEIRKLALYCLNREVIDEEHVRDIIGDASSISTDEVVDAVLTGDPDAFLHAVQKITTSKTPIFLVLQSCLRQFQQLDIMRTEMEERRLQPAQVIQSLGRGIHFRRKPIVERTLRNWNSTDLSREATKLQAAILQSRQKPLLEDNLALQTLLSTTLQASRRNKQSR, encoded by the coding sequence ATGTCGGAGATAAAGTCAGGCGAGTTTGATAGTTTTCTCCAGAAATCGGCCAGGCATTACCGTCTCTTTGTGATCTACGGGCCCGATAGAGGGCTTGTTTCCGAGCGGGCAAGCCAACTTGCGAAGGTCACCGGAGTGGACCTCGAGGATCCCTTCTCGGTCATCCGTCTTGACGTCAGTGACCTTCAGGGGGCTCCAGGACGCCTGATCGACGAAGCAAACGCCTTTGGACTCTTCGGTGGCGGAAAGCTTATCTGGATCAAGGATGCGGCCAACGAAAAGGTATTGGTCGACGGTCTGCAATACCTCAGCGAGAACCCGCCGGAAACGAGCCACGTCATAATAGAGGCTGGAGACCTTAAGAAGGGGGCGTTGCTGCGCAAGACGGCGGAGGCCGCCAGGACAGTGGCGGCAATCGCCTGCTATCAAGACGATGCCCGCCAGTTAAACGCTCTGGTCGACAATGAGCTCGCGTCCGCGGGACTGCGAATCACACCCGCTGCGCGTGAACTGCTGCTCGATCTGCTCGGTGGCGACAGGATCGCTTCACGCAATGAGATCAGGAAACTTGCTCTCTATTGCCTCAACCGGGAGGTCATTGATGAAGAGCACGTGAGGGATATTATCGGAGACGCGAGTAGCATTTCGACCGATGAGGTCGTCGATGCCGTACTGACCGGAGATCCAGACGCCTTTCTTCACGCAGTGCAAAAGATCACGACTTCGAAGACGCCGATATTCCTCGTTCTTCAGTCCTGCCTCAGGCAATTCCAGCAGCTCGATATCATGCGGACGGAGATGGAGGAGCGACGCCTGCAACCGGCTCAGGTTATACAGAGTCTTGGCCGCGGAATACATTTCAGGCGCAAGCCGATCGTGGAGCGAACACTCAGGAACTGGAACTCCACAGACCTCTCGCGCGAGGCGACAAAGCTGCAAGCCGCGATCCTGCAATCACGACAGAAACCGCTCCTGGAAGACAACCTCGCCCTACAAACGCTTCTCTCGACGACGTTGCAGGCCTCGCGCAGAAACAAGCAAAGCCGATAA
- the lptE gene encoding LPS assembly lipoprotein LptE: MSSESIARQIRRILLGLSLAVGVAGCQVRPLHDGVPGRAENLGSIAYSQADSRVGQEVRNQLIFLTGGGAGEPAAPQYTVDMKVESRTMGVLLEQSSDVPKAGRVIVSADYTLTRTSDGTVLRAGRRQIVAPVDYPEQEFAKLRAIRDAEDRGAHQLAELIRADIATIIGR; the protein is encoded by the coding sequence TTGTCGTCTGAAAGCATCGCTCGTCAGATCCGGAGGATTTTGCTCGGCTTGAGCTTGGCTGTGGGGGTGGCTGGCTGTCAGGTTCGTCCGCTGCATGACGGAGTGCCTGGCAGGGCGGAAAACTTGGGGTCGATCGCCTACTCGCAGGCCGACAGCCGAGTCGGCCAGGAGGTCCGCAATCAATTGATATTTCTGACGGGAGGAGGTGCCGGAGAACCGGCGGCTCCGCAGTACACGGTCGATATGAAGGTCGAGTCGAGGACGATGGGAGTACTTCTCGAGCAATCTTCTGACGTTCCGAAAGCGGGACGGGTGATTGTTTCGGCCGATTATACGCTCACGCGGACCTCGGACGGGACGGTCCTGCGTGCCGGCCGTCGACAGATTGTTGCACCAGTCGACTATCCCGAGCAGGAGTTTGCCAAGCTGCGCGCGATACGCGATGCGGAAGACCGGGGTGCTCATCAGTTGGCCGAGCTTATCCGAGCCGATATCGCGACGATCATTGGGCGCTGA
- the leuS gene encoding leucine--tRNA ligase — MATERYNPRDAEPRWQAKWSEAGVFVTDNNDKREKYYVLEMFPYPSGRIHMGHVRNYAMGDVVARYKRARGYNVLHPMGWDAFGMPAENAAMQNKVHPKDWTYQNIATMRGQLKSMGLSLDWSREFATCDVEYYHRQQYLFLDMMEKGLVYRKQSKVNWDPVDQTVLANEQVIEGRGWRSGALVEQRELTQWFFKITDFSQDLLDALDTLDQWPEKVRLMQKNWIGRSEGLTLRWEIAGAAPDGHSEITVYTTRPDTLFGASFLAIAADHPLARAVAEGNAEIAAFCEECRRAGTSLAALETAEKKGVDTGIKVRHPFDPAWELPVYVANFVLMEYGTGAIFGCPSGDQRDLDFARKYDLPVVPVVMPKDGDATTFTVGDTAYDGDGVMINSRFLNGLDTEVAFKVVADRLSSTMLGNSPQGERKVQFRLRDWGISRQRYWGCPIPVIHCDDCGVVSVPKKDLPVRLPDDVAFDVPGNPLDRHPTWRHVACPKCGKDARRETDTMDTFVDSSWYFARFTAPHEDLPTVPAIADHWLPVDQYIGGIEHAILHLLYSRFFTRAMRETGHVNLSEPFKGLFTQGMVVHETYKLGSGAQGQWVAPADIRVEEVDGIRRAVLIATGEEVTIGSIEKMSKSKKNVVDPDDIIASYGADTARFFVLSDSPPDRDVIWSESGVEGAHRFVQRAWRLISEASEQMSECNANPAKEGDGLAISQIAHKTLKAVQADYDKLAFNKAVARIYEFVNALATPLTRVAAGGADRAYLAAVKDAANILVHLIAPMTPHLAEECWRALGNAGMVAQAPWPTYDPDLVTENEIVLPVQINGKKRAELTIAREADQISVQNAVLALDAVKVALNGQAPKKIIVVPQRIVNIVV; from the coding sequence ATGGCTACCGAACGTTACAATCCGCGCGACGCCGAACCTCGTTGGCAGGCGAAATGGTCCGAAGCTGGCGTTTTCGTCACGGACAACAACGACAAGCGCGAGAAATATTACGTGCTAGAGATGTTCCCGTATCCATCGGGACGCATTCACATGGGCCATGTGCGCAACTACGCCATGGGCGATGTTGTCGCCCGCTACAAGCGCGCTCGCGGTTACAACGTCCTGCATCCGATGGGATGGGATGCGTTCGGCATGCCGGCCGAGAACGCGGCAATGCAGAACAAGGTTCATCCGAAGGACTGGACCTATCAGAATATCGCGACGATGCGCGGCCAGCTGAAGTCGATGGGTCTTTCGCTGGACTGGTCCCGTGAATTCGCGACCTGCGACGTCGAATACTACCATCGCCAGCAGTATCTGTTCCTCGACATGATGGAAAAGGGTCTGGTTTACCGCAAGCAGTCGAAGGTCAACTGGGATCCGGTCGACCAGACCGTGCTCGCCAACGAGCAGGTGATCGAAGGCCGCGGCTGGCGTTCTGGTGCTCTCGTCGAACAGCGCGAACTGACGCAGTGGTTCTTCAAGATCACCGACTTCAGCCAGGACCTGCTTGATGCGCTCGACACGCTCGACCAGTGGCCGGAAAAAGTGCGTTTGATGCAGAAGAACTGGATCGGACGTTCGGAAGGCCTGACGCTTCGCTGGGAGATCGCCGGCGCGGCTCCGGACGGGCATTCCGAGATCACGGTCTACACCACACGGCCCGACACGCTGTTCGGCGCTTCCTTCCTGGCAATTGCGGCCGATCACCCCCTGGCCAGGGCCGTCGCCGAAGGCAATGCCGAGATCGCCGCCTTCTGCGAGGAATGCCGCCGGGCCGGCACCTCGCTCGCCGCGCTGGAGACGGCCGAGAAGAAGGGGGTCGATACCGGTATCAAGGTTCGCCATCCCTTCGATCCCGCCTGGGAACTGCCGGTTTACGTCGCCAATTTCGTGCTGATGGAATACGGCACCGGCGCGATCTTCGGATGCCCGTCCGGCGACCAACGTGACCTCGACTTCGCCCGCAAGTATGATCTGCCGGTCGTGCCGGTGGTTATGCCGAAGGACGGCGACGCTACGACCTTCACGGTCGGCGACACCGCCTATGACGGTGACGGCGTGATGATCAATTCGCGCTTTCTCAATGGTCTCGACACGGAGGTCGCCTTCAAGGTGGTGGCAGACCGCCTGTCTTCTACCATGCTGGGCAATTCACCGCAGGGCGAACGCAAGGTGCAGTTCCGCCTGCGCGACTGGGGCATTTCACGCCAGCGCTATTGGGGTTGCCCGATTCCGGTCATCCACTGCGACGACTGCGGTGTCGTATCAGTGCCAAAGAAGGACCTGCCGGTCAGACTGCCGGACGACGTCGCCTTCGACGTCCCTGGCAATCCGCTCGATCGCCATCCGACCTGGCGCCATGTGGCCTGCCCGAAATGCGGGAAGGATGCCCGGCGCGAGACCGACACTATGGATACCTTCGTCGATTCGAGTTGGTATTTCGCCCGCTTTACGGCACCGCACGAGGACCTGCCGACCGTTCCGGCGATCGCCGACCACTGGCTGCCGGTCGACCAGTATATCGGCGGTATCGAACACGCGATCCTGCACCTGCTCTATTCGCGCTTCTTCACCCGAGCAATGCGCGAGACCGGTCACGTGAACCTCAGCGAACCCTTCAAGGGCCTGTTCACCCAGGGTATGGTGGTGCACGAAACCTATAAGCTCGGCTCCGGCGCACAGGGCCAGTGGGTGGCGCCGGCCGACATCCGCGTCGAAGAGGTCGATGGCATCCGTCGCGCCGTTCTGATCGCCACCGGCGAAGAGGTCACGATTGGTTCAATCGAAAAGATGTCCAAGTCGAAGAAGAACGTGGTCGACCCGGACGACATCATCGCCTCCTACGGGGCCGATACCGCGCGCTTCTTTGTGCTTTCAGATTCGCCGCCCGATCGCGACGTCATCTGGTCGGAATCGGGGGTGGAAGGCGCACATCGTTTTGTACAACGAGCATGGCGTCTGATTTCCGAAGCTTCCGAGCAAATGAGCGAGTGTAACGCGAATCCGGCTAAGGAAGGCGACGGGCTCGCCATATCGCAAATCGCGCACAAGACCCTGAAGGCGGTTCAGGCCGACTACGACAAGCTCGCCTTCAATAAGGCTGTCGCACGCATCTACGAGTTCGTGAACGCGCTCGCAACCCCGCTGACGAGAGTAGCAGCCGGTGGTGCCGACAGGGCCTACCTAGCTGCGGTCAAGGACGCGGCGAACATCCTCGTCCACCTGATCGCTCCGATGACACCACACTTGGCAGAAGAGTGCTGGAGAGCGCTCGGCAATGCGGGCATGGTCGCCCAGGCGCCGTGGCCGACATACGATCCTGACCTGGTCACCGAGAACGAAATTGTCCTGCCGGTGCAGATCAACGGAAAGAAGCGCGCGGAATTGACAATCGCTCGCGAGGCGGATCAAATCTCGGTACAGAATGCGGTCCTCGCCCTGGATGCCGTCAAGGTCGCCTTGAACGGGCAGGCGCCGAAGAAGATCATCGTGGTACCTCAGAGGATCGTCAACATTGTCGTCTGA
- a CDS encoding YggS family pyridoxal phosphate-dependent enzyme, with protein MTVTEQLDGVVDRVASAARRAGREPDSVQLVAVSKTFPADVIRSAIARGQRVFGENRVQEAQQKWPQLKAETGGIELHLIGPLQSNKAADAVALFDVIETVDREKIARVLSEETKRQGRSLRFYIQVNTGLEPQKAGLAPDETVEFVRFCDEELGMKVEGLMCIPPAGENPGPHFALLAKLGAECGLSKLSMGMSGDFDTAIEFGATSVRVGSAIFGTR; from the coding sequence ATGACAGTCACAGAGCAGCTAGACGGGGTGGTGGATCGAGTCGCTTCGGCGGCGAGAAGGGCAGGTCGTGAGCCGGATTCAGTGCAGCTCGTCGCGGTATCGAAGACCTTTCCGGCTGACGTGATCCGCTCGGCGATTGCCCGTGGTCAGAGGGTGTTCGGCGAGAACCGCGTGCAGGAAGCGCAACAGAAATGGCCGCAGCTGAAGGCGGAGACTGGAGGGATAGAGCTTCATCTCATCGGGCCGCTGCAGTCCAACAAAGCTGCTGATGCCGTTGCGCTTTTCGATGTGATAGAGACGGTTGATCGAGAGAAGATTGCCCGTGTCCTGAGTGAGGAAACGAAACGGCAGGGGCGCTCACTGCGCTTCTATATCCAGGTAAACACAGGGCTCGAACCGCAAAAAGCAGGTCTCGCACCGGACGAGACCGTCGAATTCGTCCGGTTCTGTGACGAGGAACTCGGCATGAAGGTCGAGGGACTTATGTGCATTCCTCCGGCCGGAGAGAATCCCGGTCCGCATTTTGCGCTGCTTGCAAAGCTGGGCGCGGAGTGCGGTTTGAGCAAACTCTCCATGGGAATGTCGGGTGATTTCGATACCGCTATCGAGTTCGGGGCGACTAGTGTTCGGGTCGGATCGGCGATCTTCGGCACGCGGTAA